In a genomic window of Enterobacter asburiae:
- a CDS encoding TRIC cation channel family protein, with amino-acid sequence MLVYWLDILGTAVFAISGVLLAGKLRMDPFGVLVLGVVTAVGGGTIRDMALDNGPVFWVKDPTDLVVAMVTCLLTIVLVRQPRRLPKWILPVLDAVGLAVFVGIGVNKAFNAGTGPMVAICMGVLTGVGGGIIRDILAREVPMILRTEIYATACIIGGIVHATAYYTFAVPLENAAMLGMVVTLVIRLAAIRWHLKLPTFALDETSR; translated from the coding sequence ATGCTCGTTTATTGGCTGGATATTCTTGGTACAGCCGTTTTTGCTATCTCCGGCGTCCTGCTCGCCGGAAAACTACGCATGGATCCGTTTGGCGTGCTGGTGCTGGGCGTGGTGACCGCCGTGGGCGGCGGGACAATCCGCGATATGGCGCTGGATAATGGCCCGGTGTTTTGGGTGAAAGATCCTACCGACCTGGTGGTGGCGATGGTGACCTGTCTGTTAACCATTGTACTGGTTCGCCAGCCCCGCAGATTACCGAAATGGATCCTGCCGGTGCTGGATGCCGTGGGTCTGGCCGTGTTTGTGGGGATCGGGGTGAATAAAGCCTTCAATGCCGGAACAGGGCCGATGGTGGCGATCTGCATGGGAGTATTGACCGGCGTAGGCGGCGGGATCATTCGCGACATCCTGGCGCGCGAAGTACCGATGATCCTGCGGACTGAAATCTACGCCACGGCCTGTATAATTGGCGGGATTGTGCACGCCACGGCGTACTACACCTTCGCAGTACCGCTGGAAAATGCGGCCATGCTGGGGATGGTCGTTACGCTGGTGATACGTTTAGCGGCGATACGCTGGCACCTGAAGCTGCCGACGTTTGCGCTGGATGAAACTTCAAGATAG
- the btuF gene encoding vitamin B12 ABC transporter substrate-binding protein BtuF, translating into MVKQSLRALVALLLLAPAWLFAAPRVITLSPANTELAFAAGITPVGVSSFSDYPPQASGIEQVATWQGMNLERIVALKPDLVLAWRGGNAERQVNQLTSLGIKVMWVDAVSIEQVAQALRALAPYSPAPQKAESAANQMLSDYAALKAQYDTPAKKRIFLQFGSQPLFTTGKGSIQNQVLEVCGGENIFAASRVPWPQVSREQVLARQPQAIVVVGNASEIPKIKQFWQSQLKIPVIPLNSDWFERASPRIILAAKQLCAALAESH; encoded by the coding sequence GTGGTTAAACAGTCACTCAGGGCGCTGGTCGCCCTGCTTCTGCTCGCACCGGCGTGGCTTTTCGCCGCGCCGCGTGTGATTACCCTCTCCCCCGCCAATACCGAACTGGCGTTTGCCGCCGGGATCACGCCCGTTGGCGTCAGCAGCTTTTCGGATTACCCCCCACAGGCGTCCGGCATTGAGCAAGTGGCAACCTGGCAAGGGATGAACCTTGAGCGCATCGTGGCGCTTAAACCGGATCTCGTGCTGGCCTGGCGTGGTGGTAACGCCGAGCGGCAGGTTAACCAGCTCACCTCGCTTGGCATCAAAGTCATGTGGGTTGACGCGGTAAGTATTGAGCAGGTCGCCCAGGCACTCCGCGCCCTGGCCCCTTATAGCCCTGCGCCTCAAAAAGCCGAGAGTGCGGCGAACCAGATGCTCAGCGACTATGCCGCGCTGAAAGCCCAATACGATACGCCAGCCAAAAAACGCATCTTCCTGCAGTTTGGCAGCCAGCCGCTGTTCACCACCGGAAAAGGCTCGATTCAGAACCAGGTGCTCGAAGTCTGTGGCGGTGAAAATATCTTTGCTGCCAGCCGGGTACCGTGGCCTCAGGTGAGCCGTGAGCAGGTTCTGGCGCGCCAGCCGCAGGCCATCGTAGTGGTCGGAAATGCGAGCGAGATTCCTAAAATTAAACAATTCTGGCAGAGCCAGCTAAAAATTCCGGTGATCCCGCTTAACAGCGACTGGTTTGAACGCGCCAGCCCGCGTATTATCCTCGCCGCAAAACAGCTCTGTGCCGCCCTGGCAGAGAGCCACTAA
- the mtnN gene encoding 5'-methylthioadenosine/S-adenosylhomocysteine nucleosidase, with protein MKIGIIGAMEEEVTLLRDKIENRQTLSLGGCEIYTGQLNGVEVALLKSGIGKVAAALGATLLLERCKPDVIINTGSAGGLAPTLKVGDIVVSDEARYHDADVTAFGYEYGQLPGCPAGFKADDKLIAAAETCIAELNLNAVRGLIVSGDAFINGSVGLAKIRHNFPQAVAVEMEATAIAHVCHNFSVPFVVVRAISDVADQQSHISFDEFLAVAAKQSTVMVERLVQNLARG; from the coding sequence ATGAAAATCGGCATTATTGGTGCAATGGAAGAAGAAGTTACGCTCCTGCGTGACAAAATTGAGAACCGTCAGACCCTCTCTCTCGGGGGTTGTGAGATCTACACCGGCCAGCTGAACGGTGTTGAGGTGGCTCTGCTGAAATCAGGCATCGGTAAAGTGGCTGCTGCGCTGGGTGCGACCCTGCTGCTTGAGCGCTGCAAGCCGGACGTCATCATTAACACCGGCTCGGCAGGCGGCCTGGCACCGACGCTGAAAGTGGGTGATATCGTTGTCTCCGACGAAGCGCGTTACCACGATGCTGACGTCACCGCGTTCGGCTACGAATACGGCCAGCTTCCGGGCTGCCCGGCAGGGTTTAAAGCTGACGACAAACTGATTGCGGCGGCAGAGACCTGTATTGCTGAGCTCAACCTCAACGCAGTGCGCGGCCTGATTGTCAGCGGTGATGCGTTCATCAATGGCTCCGTCGGTCTGGCGAAAATCCGCCACAACTTCCCGCAGGCGGTTGCCGTTGAGATGGAAGCGACCGCGATTGCGCACGTTTGCCACAACTTCAGCGTACCGTTTGTAGTGGTTCGCGCCATCTCTGACGTGGCAGACCAGCAGTCTCACATCAGCTTCGACGAGTTCCTGGCCGTTGCAGCGAAACAGTCTACCGTGATGGTTGAACGCCTGGTGCAGAACCTGGCACGTGGTTAA
- the dgt gene encoding dGTPase — MSPIDFRTKINWHRRFRSPQGEKSEHEILRIFESDRGRIINSPAIRRLQQKTQVFPLERNAAVRTRLTHSMEVQQVGRYIAKEILSRLKEQRLLETYGLDELTGPFESIVEMACLMHDIGNPPFGHFGEAAINDWFKQRLYPSDAVSQPLSDDRCIVRDLRLREGEEGLNDLRRKVRQDLCHFEGNAQGIRLVHSLMRMNLTWAQVGCILKYTRPAWWMGETPASHSYLMKKPGYYLSEEAYIERLRKELSLTPNGRFPLTWIMEAADDISYCVADLEDAVEKRIFSVEELYQHLYAAWGAHEKGSLFAQVVENAWEKSRSNTLSRSTEDQFFMYLRVNTLNKLVPYAASRFIDNLPQIFSGEFNHALLEDDSSFSQLLELYKHVAMRHVFSHPDVEQLELQGYRVISGLLEIYSPLLQLSVDDFSELVEHERVRRIPIESRLYQKLSTRHRLAYVEAMGKLDRHSPQWPVMEYYYRCRLIQDYISGMTDLYAWDEYRKLMAVE; from the coding sequence ATGTCACCAATCGATTTTCGTACCAAAATTAACTGGCACCGACGTTTCCGTTCGCCGCAGGGCGAAAAGAGCGAACATGAGATCCTGCGTATCTTCGAAAGCGATCGCGGCAGGATCATTAACTCGCCCGCCATCCGGCGTTTGCAGCAAAAGACCCAGGTGTTCCCGCTGGAGCGTAACGCCGCGGTGCGCACGCGCTTAACCCACTCAATGGAAGTGCAGCAGGTCGGACGTTATATTGCCAAAGAGATTTTAAGCCGCCTCAAAGAGCAACGTTTACTGGAAACCTATGGCCTGGATGAGCTGACGGGGCCCTTCGAGAGCATCGTCGAGATGGCCTGCCTGATGCACGATATCGGCAACCCGCCTTTTGGCCACTTTGGCGAGGCGGCTATTAATGACTGGTTTAAACAGCGGCTTTATCCGTCGGATGCGGTAAGCCAGCCACTCAGCGATGACCGCTGCATCGTGCGCGATTTACGCCTGCGTGAGGGCGAAGAAGGGCTAAACGATCTGCGCCGTAAAGTGCGCCAGGACCTTTGTCACTTTGAGGGCAATGCGCAGGGGATCCGGCTGGTGCACTCTCTGATGCGCATGAACCTGACCTGGGCGCAGGTCGGCTGCATTCTGAAATATACGCGTCCCGCCTGGTGGATGGGGGAAACGCCCGCGTCCCACAGTTATTTAATGAAAAAACCGGGCTATTACCTTTCCGAAGAGGCCTATATAGAACGGCTCCGTAAAGAACTTTCCCTGACGCCAAACGGCCGCTTCCCATTGACGTGGATTATGGAAGCCGCCGACGATATTTCCTATTGCGTGGCCGACCTGGAAGATGCCGTCGAGAAAAGAATATTCAGCGTCGAGGAGCTTTATCAGCATCTTTATGCAGCATGGGGAGCCCATGAAAAAGGATCGCTGTTCGCGCAGGTTGTCGAAAATGCCTGGGAAAAATCGCGCTCAAATACGTTAAGCCGCAGTACGGAAGATCAGTTCTTTATGTATTTACGGGTCAATACCTTAAATAAACTGGTGCCGTATGCCGCCTCACGCTTTATAGATAATTTGCCGCAAATCTTCAGCGGGGAATTCAACCACGCGCTGCTGGAGGATGACAGCAGTTTCAGCCAACTCCTTGAGCTTTATAAGCATGTGGCGATGCGGCATGTATTTAGCCATCCGGATGTCGAGCAGTTAGAGCTGCAGGGCTATCGGGTAATCAGTGGGTTACTGGAAATTTATTCCCCGTTGCTCCAGCTGTCGGTGGACGATTTCAGCGAGCTGGTGGAGCACGAGCGCGTGCGCAGAATACCCATCGAATCGCGGCTTTATCAGAAACTCTCTACCCGGCATCGCCTGGCCTATGTCGAAGCGATGGGTAAGCTGGATCGCCATTCTCCCCAATGGCCGGTGATGGAATATTATTATCGCTGCCGTCTTATCCAGGACTATATCAGCGGCATGACGGATTTGTATGCCTGGGATGAATACCGCAAGCTCATGGCGGTGGAATAA
- the degP gene encoding serine endoprotease DegP, with protein sequence MKKTTLAMSALALSLGLALSPLTATAAETASSAATAQQMPSLAPMLEKVMPSVVSINVEGSTTVNTPRMPRNFQQFFGDNSPFCQDGSPFQSSPFCQGGGAGDDSQGGGQQQKFMALGSGVIIDAAKGYVVTNNHVVDNANSIKVQLSDGRKFDAKVVGKDPRSDIALIQIQDPKNLTAIKIADSDALRVGDYTVAIGNPFGLGETVTSGIVSALGRSGLNAENYENFIQTDAAINRGNSGGALVNLNGELIGINTAILAPDGGNIGIGFAIPSNMVKNLTAQMVQYGQVKRGELGIMGTELNSELAKAMKVDAQRGAFVSQVMPNSSAAKAGIKAGDVITSLNGKPISSFAALRAEVGSMPIGSKVTLGLLRDGKPVNVSLELQQSSQNQVDSSTIFSGIEGAEMSNKGADKGVVVNNVKANSPAARIGLKKGDVIMGANQQPVKNIAELRKILDSKPSVLALNIQRGDTSIYLLMQ encoded by the coding sequence ATGAAAAAAACCACATTAGCAATGAGTGCACTGGCTCTGAGTTTAGGTTTAGCGCTGTCTCCTCTGACTGCTACTGCAGCTGAGACCGCGTCGTCGGCAGCAACCGCGCAGCAGATGCCAAGCCTGGCACCGATGCTCGAAAAAGTGATGCCATCGGTGGTGAGTATTAACGTTGAGGGTAGCACGACCGTCAATACGCCGCGTATGCCGCGTAACTTCCAGCAGTTCTTCGGTGACAATTCACCGTTCTGCCAGGACGGTTCGCCATTCCAGAGCTCTCCGTTCTGTCAGGGCGGTGGCGCAGGGGATGACAGCCAGGGCGGCGGCCAGCAACAGAAATTCATGGCGCTTGGCTCGGGGGTGATTATTGATGCGGCGAAAGGCTACGTCGTCACCAACAACCACGTTGTGGATAACGCTAACAGCATCAAGGTTCAGCTGAGCGATGGCCGCAAGTTCGATGCGAAAGTGGTGGGTAAAGACCCGCGCTCCGATATCGCGCTGATCCAGATTCAGGATCCGAAAAACCTGACGGCGATTAAGATTGCCGACTCCGACGCGCTGCGCGTGGGCGATTACACCGTCGCTATCGGTAACCCGTTCGGTCTGGGTGAAACCGTGACCTCCGGTATCGTCTCTGCGCTGGGCCGTAGCGGCCTGAATGCGGAAAACTATGAAAACTTCATCCAGACGGATGCGGCCATTAACCGCGGTAACTCCGGTGGTGCGCTGGTGAACCTGAACGGCGAGCTGATCGGTATCAACACCGCTATTCTGGCACCGGACGGCGGCAACATCGGGATTGGCTTTGCTATCCCGAGCAACATGGTGAAAAACCTGACTGCTCAGATGGTGCAGTATGGCCAGGTGAAACGCGGCGAGCTGGGTATTATGGGTACCGAGCTGAACTCTGAACTGGCGAAAGCGATGAAGGTGGATGCGCAGCGCGGCGCGTTCGTGAGCCAGGTTATGCCGAACTCCTCTGCGGCGAAGGCGGGCATTAAAGCGGGTGATGTGATTACCTCCCTGAACGGTAAACCGATCAGCAGCTTTGCCGCCCTGCGTGCGGAAGTGGGCTCGATGCCGATTGGCAGCAAAGTGACCCTTGGCCTGCTGCGTGACGGCAAACCGGTTAACGTGAGCCTTGAGCTGCAGCAGAGCAGCCAGAATCAGGTAGATTCCAGCACTATCTTCAGCGGTATTGAAGGTGCCGAGATGAGCAATAAAGGCGCAGATAAAGGCGTGGTGGTGAACAACGTGAAGGCGAATTCACCTGCTGCCCGTATCGGCCTGAAAAAAGGTGATGTGATTATGGGGGCTAACCAGCAGCCGGTGAAAAACATCGCTGAATTGCGCAAAATCCTCGACAGCAAACCGTCTGTGCTGGCACTGAATATCCAGCGCGGTGACACCTCAATCTACCTGCTGATGCAGTAA
- a CDS encoding CdaR family transcriptional regulator, with protein MAGWHLDTKMAQDIVARTMRIIDTNINVMDARGRIIGSGDRERIGELHEGALLVLSQGRVVDIDDAVAKHLHGVRQGINLPLRLEGEIVGVIGLTGEPESLRKYGELVCMTAEMMLEQSRLMYLLAQDSRLREELVMNLIQAEEHTPALSEWAQRLGIDLNQPRVVAVIEVDSGQLGVDSAMAELQQLQNALATPERDNLVAIVSLTEMVVLKPALNPFGRWDAEDHRRRVELLISRMQENGQLRFRVALGNYFTGPGSIARSWRTARTTMMVGKQRMPESRSYFYQDLMLPVLLDSLRGGWQANELARPLVRLKAMDNNGLLRRTLQAWFRHNVQPLATSKALFIHRNTLEYRLNRISELTGLDLGNFDDRLLLYVALQLDEQR; from the coding sequence ATGGCTGGCTGGCATCTTGATACCAAAATGGCGCAGGATATCGTGGCGCGCACCATGCGCATCATTGATACCAATATCAACGTAATGGATGCCCGCGGGCGCATTATTGGCAGCGGGGATCGGGAGCGTATTGGGGAATTGCACGAAGGTGCCCTGCTGGTGCTCTCTCAGGGCCGCGTGGTTGATATCGACGATGCGGTAGCGAAACACCTGCACGGCGTGCGTCAGGGGATTAATCTGCCGCTGCGTCTGGAAGGGGAAATTGTTGGCGTCATTGGTCTGACGGGCGAACCGGAATCTCTGCGTAAATACGGCGAGCTGGTCTGTATGACGGCGGAAATGATGCTGGAGCAGTCGCGTCTGATGTATCTGCTTGCCCAGGACAGCCGTTTACGCGAAGAGCTGGTAATGAACCTGATTCAGGCGGAAGAGCATACCCCTGCTCTCAGTGAATGGGCGCAGCGTCTGGGGATCGATCTGAACCAGCCGCGCGTGGTGGCGGTGATTGAGGTCGATAGCGGACAGCTTGGCGTAGACAGCGCGATGGCTGAACTTCAGCAGCTGCAAAATGCACTGGCGACGCCGGAGCGCGACAACCTCGTGGCGATAGTCTCGCTGACGGAAATGGTGGTACTCAAACCTGCGCTCAATCCGTTCGGCCGCTGGGATGCTGAGGATCATCGTCGTCGCGTGGAACTGCTGATCTCCCGTATGCAGGAGAACGGCCAGCTGCGTTTTCGCGTTGCCCTGGGCAATTACTTTACCGGGCCCGGCAGCATCGCCCGGTCCTGGCGTACCGCGCGCACCACCATGATGGTGGGCAAACAGCGAATGCCGGAGAGCCGCAGTTATTTTTATCAGGATCTGATGCTGCCGGTGCTGCTCGACAGCCTGCGCGGCGGCTGGCAGGCCAACGAGCTGGCGCGGCCGTTAGTGCGCCTGAAGGCAATGGACAATAACGGCTTGCTGCGCCGGACCCTGCAGGCGTGGTTCCGCCATAACGTGCAGCCGCTGGCGACCTCAAAAGCGCTGTTTATTCATCGCAACACCCTGGAGTACCGGCTTAACCGGATTTCAGAGCTGACCGGGCTGGATTTGGGAAACTTTGACGACAGGCTACTGCTGTACGTGGCGCTGCAGCTGGACGAGCAGAGATGA
- a CDS encoding DUF3461 family protein: MYDNLKSLGITNPDEIDRYSLRQEANNDILKIYFHKDKGEFFAKSVKFKYPRQRKTVVADGVGQGYKEVQEISPNLRYVIDELDQICQRDRTEVDLKRKILDDLRHLESVVTNKISEIETDLEKLTRNK, translated from the coding sequence ATGTACGATAATCTGAAAAGTCTGGGCATTACCAATCCTGATGAAATTGATCGTTACAGCCTTCGCCAGGAAGCCAACAACGACATTTTAAAAATCTATTTTCACAAGGATAAAGGAGAGTTTTTCGCCAAGAGCGTGAAGTTTAAATATCCACGCCAGCGTAAGACCGTCGTCGCCGACGGCGTAGGACAAGGCTATAAAGAAGTTCAGGAAATCAGCCCTAATCTGCGCTATGTGATCGATGAACTCGATCAGATTTGCCAGCGCGATCGCACTGAAGTCGATCTCAAGCGTAAGATCCTCGACGATCTGCGTCACCTTGAAAGCGTTGTCACCAACAAGATCAGCGAGATTGAAACGGATCTTGAGAAATTAACTCGCAATAAATAA
- a CDS encoding DNA-binding protein, with protein MSGRIDYQIEKYSFGAVEESPRLTHQWAEVAAECRQLKAGAEERLRIALLNVDYVTSFELPFRLVLTRAPQLIAGLRDEFQLSQKNVIFNGKRFGCVYSLKADLNAIPEAFQYRMSTRIRRIDPTGLTAEPFRQIAKEVKAPRERLKLALESGLAVTALDGLFWLGSQRMAADIAGLRKKGMAIATAETDVFDDYTGTHRRVPVYQRVGD; from the coding sequence ATGTCAGGACGCATTGATTATCAAATCGAAAAATACAGCTTTGGTGCCGTAGAGGAGAGCCCAAGGCTCACGCACCAGTGGGCAGAAGTTGCCGCTGAGTGCCGCCAGCTGAAGGCGGGTGCGGAAGAGCGTTTACGCATTGCCTTACTGAACGTGGATTATGTCACCAGCTTCGAACTGCCGTTCCGACTGGTGCTGACCCGTGCCCCTCAGCTCATCGCCGGGCTGCGCGATGAGTTTCAGCTAAGCCAGAAGAACGTCATCTTTAACGGCAAGCGCTTTGGCTGCGTGTATAGCCTGAAAGCCGATCTCAATGCGATTCCCGAGGCTTTTCAGTACCGCATGAGCACCCGCATTCGGCGGATCGATCCCACCGGGCTTACTGCAGAGCCTTTCCGGCAGATTGCCAAAGAGGTAAAAGCGCCGCGTGAGCGACTGAAACTGGCGCTGGAGTCGGGGCTGGCGGTGACGGCTCTCGACGGGCTGTTCTGGCTGGGGAGCCAGCGTATGGCGGCGGATATCGCAGGGTTGCGAAAAAAGGGAATGGCAATCGCGACAGCGGAAACGGACGTTTTTGATGATTATACCGGGACGCACAGGCGGGTCCCGGTTTATCAACGCGTTGGGGATTAG
- the dapD gene encoding 2,3,4,5-tetrahydropyridine-2,6-dicarboxylate N-succinyltransferase translates to MQQLQNVIESAFERRAEITPANVDTVTREAVNQVISLLDSGALRVAEKIDGQWVTHQWLKKAVLLSFRINDNQVIDGAESRYFDKVPMKFADYDEARFQKEGFRVVPPAAVRQGAFIARNTVLMPSYVNIGAYVDEGTMVDTWATVGSCAQIGKNVHLSGGVGIGGVLEPLQANPTIIEDNCFIGARSEVVEGVIVEEGSVISMGVYIGQSTRIYDRETGEVHYGRVPAGSVVVSGNLPSKDGKYSLYCAVIVKKVDAKTRGKVGINELLRTID, encoded by the coding sequence ATGCAGCAGTTACAGAACGTTATTGAGTCCGCTTTTGAGCGTCGCGCCGAGATCACTCCGGCAAATGTGGATACCGTGACCCGTGAAGCGGTAAACCAGGTTATTTCCCTGCTGGATTCCGGCGCGCTGCGCGTGGCAGAAAAAATCGACGGTCAGTGGGTCACTCATCAATGGCTGAAGAAAGCCGTGCTGCTCTCTTTCCGCATCAACGATAACCAGGTTATCGACGGAGCAGAAAGCCGCTACTTCGATAAAGTGCCAATGAAATTCGCGGATTACGACGAAGCGCGTTTCCAGAAAGAAGGTTTCCGCGTGGTACCACCGGCAGCAGTACGTCAGGGTGCATTCATCGCACGTAACACCGTGCTGATGCCATCCTATGTGAACATCGGTGCGTACGTTGACGAAGGCACCATGGTCGATACCTGGGCGACAGTCGGTTCCTGCGCGCAGATCGGTAAAAACGTCCACCTGTCTGGCGGCGTCGGCATCGGTGGCGTTCTGGAGCCACTGCAGGCTAACCCAACCATCATTGAAGACAACTGCTTCATCGGCGCGCGTTCAGAAGTGGTAGAAGGCGTGATCGTGGAAGAAGGCTCCGTGATCTCCATGGGCGTTTACATCGGTCAGAGCACCCGTATTTACGACCGTGAAACCGGCGAAGTGCACTACGGTCGCGTTCCTGCGGGCTCCGTGGTGGTTTCCGGTAACCTGCCGTCAAAAGACGGTAAATACAGCCTGTACTGTGCGGTTATCGTGAAGAAAGTGGATGCGAAAACCCGCGGTAAAGTGGGCATCAACGAACTGCTGCGCACCATCGACTAA